CCACGGATAAAAAAATCACCGAAAACAGTTGCAAAAATTAACACCGTTGCTGGGTCCCCACCGTCAGAAAGGATAAACCCTGTAGGGGTTTCGGCCTCCGGTCCCGTCGGGATGCCAGAAACCATGCCCGGATCAATGCTCTATGAGAAACCAACCGCACCCAGAAGGGGTGCTAACGACCCAAGCTCAGCGATGGCCTCGGCGGGGCGGGTGGAGCGCACGACGCGCTCACGAACTCCCGCGACGCTCGAACGGACGGCCCAAAGGCCGTTCGCTGCAGCGCATGGTTATGCGGATGGCTCATCGTGACTCACAAGTTGTGCGGCGGAAAACTGCGGCGCCGGTATCGCCTGATGCTGATACAAGCTGTAACCCAGATGTGCCGAATTGGCGACACGGAAAAAACTCTCCCGGCTTGGCGGCAAGCTTCTCACCGGAATCAAGCTGGATAGTCGTAGTGCCGTCGCGAGCAATTGAAACCACGCACATCTTAAGCTCTGGATCTCTTGGTGTGCGCAGTGAAAGGCTAACATCGTGATACATCAATGTGTGCGATGAAGTGAAAGCAAGTGGCTCTTGCGGCGGGGCAAGCGGCTCAGATAACGGCAAAGGAGTCAGGGCAATATCCTGACGATGACCAGCGCAACCAACGAGCAGCATCGCAACCCATGCAGCCGATAAAATCTGACTTTTGCACATAGCGCGTAATCCGCCTAACAGTAATATTGAACGAACTTTTCGTTCGTTGTTACAGGTGACAGGTTTTTCATTTGAGTGGTCATACTGGGTCGGGAAATCCAAGCTGTCAATGGCAAACAACCTTTGATCAGGAAGGCATTACACCGGGGCTGGATTATTCGGTTTGCCGGCGAAGTTGTCTTTATGCAGCTTCGCAGCAGTTTAACCAAGACAACGGGTGGGCTTAGACAGGGTCATTAGGCTATTGTCTGTCAATCCTTCGGATTGAGCGCCCGCATCCCGGATGGAGGCAACAATTCTGAAGGAATTGCGTCACCAGAGGCCAGGGTTGGTTGCGGGGGCGCAAGGGGGAGCAACCGTTGCTGGTTTTGCGCCCCACCTTTTCCAATCAACCCTGTATGGGTTGCGTCAATTTCCACTGGGATGGGGATCACCGGCCATTGCCACAACCCCTTCAGGGTTGCCCAGTCACGGGGGGCGTTGTACCCAAGGTAGAATCGGCCCTTTTCCCCTGACCGATTCAACCTTGGGCTCCGATGACATAATCCTTTCAGGATTTTTTAGAAAACCATTTCCCCAACCTCTCTGGCACACCCTTCGGGGTGCCTTCGGAATTCCCTCCCTTGTCCATGCTTGCAAGTTGGGCTGCGGTTCGGCATCTTCGGGGCGTGCATATACAACGCTTATGCGGACTGGGACTCGGTCTGGTTTTGGTGGCCAGCCTGGGGGCGGCAGAAACCGAACCGGAGAAATCCGTAGTCCAGATATTTACGTCCAGCCAACAGCCGATGTGGGATGCCCCGTGGCGTTCCCAACCGGTGCAACGTGCCGGTGGCACTGGCTTTGTCATTGCCGGCAAACGCATCATGAGCAACGCGCACGTGGTCAGTTGGGCGCGGCAAATCCTGGTGCGCCGTTACCAGGACCCGAAGCCGTACGAGGCGCGGGTCGAGTTTGTCGGGCACGATTGCGATCTGGTGCTGTTGAAGGTGGAGGATGAATCGTTCTTTGACGGCCTTGAACCGTTGGGTTTTGGCACTTTGCCCAAAGTGCGCACGGCGGTGACCACGTATGGCTACCCGGCTGGCGGAGAGCAAATCTCATACACCCGGGGCGTGGTCTCACGCATTGAGGTTCAGACCTACGCCCACATTGGCAACCGCGCTTTCGTGGCGGTGCAAACGGACGCCGCCATCAACCCGGGCAACAGTGGCGGGCCGGTGATTCAGGATGGCCGCGTCGTCGGGGTGGCCTTTCAAGGCATGCAAGGGTTGGAAAACACCGGGTTCTTCATTTCCCCGCCGGTCATTCAGCATTTTCTCAAAGACATTGCGGATGGAAAATATGACGGCTACCCCATGGCGGGCATTCGTCCGCTGCCGTTGCATAACCCGGCCCAACGCCGCGCCCTGAAGGTGCCGGAGCGGAGTTCTGTGGGTTGCCGGGTGGATAGTCTGGTCCATGGAACCTCGGCGCAAAGTCTGTTGCAGGAGGATGACGTGTTATTGCAAGTCGGCGCTTATGAAGTGGGCAGTGATTGCACCATTGTTTACCAAGGCAACCGCATGAATCTGGCCGCCGCCTTTCAGGAAGTGCAACATGGCGAAACGCTCCCACTCAAAGTCTGGCGCAAGGGTAAAGGGGTGGATATCCAGATGCCGGTCAAAATGTACGAAAAGGATAAGAGCGCTGGCAACCAATACGATGTCTTGCCGCGCTATTTTGTTTATGGCGGGCTCGTGTTTACTCCGCTGAGCCTGGATTATCTAAAGACCTTCGGCCAGAATTGGTCCGACGCGGCCAGCGCCGAATTGATCTACGAATTGTTCTATCGTCCGCATGAAACCCCGGAGAGCGCGCGACCGGAACCGGTGGTGCTTTCCGGTGTGCTGTCTGCGCCCGTAAATGCCAATTTCGGCGTCAAGGGCCGGCTGCTGGTGGATAAGATTAACGGCATGCGCATTGAAAAATTGGACGATGTCGTGCGGGCTTTCCAGGCCGGCCAGGGCGCGCAGCATACCTTGGAATTCCTGCCGCGCGGCACGTTTGAATGTCTGGATCGCCAGGCTGCCGACGCCGCCAACGCCGCCATTTTGAAAACCTACAATCTCCCCAAGGATCGCCGCTTATGAACCTGCTTCGATTTATACCCGTTTATGCATTGGCCATGGTGTGCTGCCTGCCGGGCCGCGTGGACGCCAAGTCCGCCCGTTCCGCCAATGGATCGGCGTGGGAAAACGCCATCGTGACCCTCGAAACCACCCGCAAACAGCATGATATGCAGCAGCCGTGGGTAAGCCGTCCGCAGACCATCTTCAAGCCGGCAGTGGTGATTGGACCACGGGAATTGCTGACCACGGCGGAGGATCTATTCAACCGTATCATGGTGCGCGCGCAAAAAGGCGGCCATGGCAAATGGTATGAAATGAAGGTCACCTGGCTGGACTATCATGCCGACCTGGCCTTGGTTACCACGGACGACGACGAGTTCTGGAAAGGGCTAAAACCTGTGGACATTCTTGGCACCAGCCCGGATAAGGATAACCTCCAATTGGCCCGTTGGAAAAGCGGCAACCTGGAGATTCGGAAAGCCGACTTCAATCAATACCACGTGGATGATTCACGGCTGAGTCCGGTCCCGGCGCTCTTCCTTGAATTTGATACGGATATGGTCTCCCTGGGGTTTGGCGAACCGATTTTTTGCGGTGGCAAGCTTGCCGCCCTGGTGTGCAGCCAGGCGGATAAACATGGCCGCGCCCTCATGAGTACGTTCATCAAAGGCGTATTGGACACCCGTAAAAAAGAGTGGCGCGGCCTGGGGTATTTTCCCTGGTTTTGGCAGCCGACGGAGAACATTGCCACGCATGCCTATTTGAATCAGACTGGCGAACCGCGCGGGGTCATCATTACCCAGGTGCCGGAGGGTGCCAAGGCGGGCGAAAGCCTCAAGTTGCGGGACATCGTGCTTCAAGTGGATGGTTTTGATATTGATGTGCAAGGCTACTATCAGGACCCCGACTACGGACGCCTGATCCTGGAAAACCTGGCGGTGCGCAATCGGTACGCCGGTGATGTGGTGCGGCTTAAGGTCTGGCGTGAGGGCAAGGAGATCACCGTCAACTATCGGCTGCCCAAGTTTGATTATGACTCCAAACTGTTGCCGGACCATGTTTATGACCGGGAACCGGAATACGTGATTTCCGGCGGATTGCTGTTTCAACCAATGAGCCGGCCGCTGTTGCGAAGCTGGGGCGCTGATTGGCGGCGGGCCGCGCCCTTCCGTTTGACGTATTATGATCATGAGCCCGTCACCACTAATACTCCCTCGCTGGTGTTGCTCTCGTATGTCCTGCCGGACCGTTTTAATATCGGTTACCAGGAATTACGGGGGTTGGTGGTGGACCAGGTCAACGGTCGTTCCGTGCGCACGCTGGCGGAGTTACAGTCGGCGCTAAAGCAGCCGCAGAATGGATTCCATAATTTGGTCTTCATGCGCAGCGATTCCATGCGCCACCTGGTGCTGGATGCCGATGAATTGGAAGCCGCCACCCGGCGCGTCGTGGAACTCTACGGGATACC
This region of Verrucomicrobiota bacterium genomic DNA includes:
- a CDS encoding trypsin-like peptidase domain-containing protein: MHIQRLCGLGLGLVLVASLGAAETEPEKSVVQIFTSSQQPMWDAPWRSQPVQRAGGTGFVIAGKRIMSNAHVVSWARQILVRRYQDPKPYEARVEFVGHDCDLVLLKVEDESFFDGLEPLGFGTLPKVRTAVTTYGYPAGGEQISYTRGVVSRIEVQTYAHIGNRAFVAVQTDAAINPGNSGGPVIQDGRVVGVAFQGMQGLENTGFFISPPVIQHFLKDIADGKYDGYPMAGIRPLPLHNPAQRRALKVPERSSVGCRVDSLVHGTSAQSLLQEDDVLLQVGAYEVGSDCTIVYQGNRMNLAAAFQEVQHGETLPLKVWRKGKGVDIQMPVKMYEKDKSAGNQYDVLPRYFVYGGLVFTPLSLDYLKTFGQNWSDAASAELIYELFYRPHETPESARPEPVVLSGVLSAPVNANFGVKGRLLVDKINGMRIEKLDDVVRAFQAGQGAQHTLEFLPRGTFECLDRQAADAANAAILKTYNLPKDRRL